In Haematobia irritans isolate KBUSLIRL chromosome 1, ASM5000362v1, whole genome shotgun sequence, a genomic segment contains:
- the LOC142235052 gene encoding zinc finger BED domain-containing protein 5-like, whose product MRPIRLKRHLSSLHPEYKDKPPAFFEAKLSTLRNMKINSTSVFNLEAEKALEASFEISWIIARNKKPHTIGELVIKPSIIAAASKMLDNNAVRQLSKIPLSNNTVKRRIDEMANDVKSQLIQHIKDSPLIALQCDETTDVSCSCQLLFYCRYIKEDSICEELLFSKPLTTTSKGEDIFTALSDFLDANDIPWGKIAGICTDGAPSMTGCKSGFIHYAKQKNNNIIFTHCVIHRQALAARTLPDELRSSLNCAIEVVNFIKCSALRTRLFETLCLDLNADHKNLLFHTQVRWLSKGNMLGRLYELKNEVEIFLLSTKNEKLYDCFTNKNTIIFLAYLADFFEILNNLNLKLQGETTNILTALDSINSFMEKIKLWKKRILSPFPKYTSFPRLNDILDSEDIENRNLDGILLHLDALLGEFNRYFPDMTTDCWQNKLFRNPFLLDVMVLPEDIQEEAIDLKNDSITLTHTHTSSTRVKQASSLTYMTLRHDTLIQMTLPTSRAQVSALATNTKMGCGRKYIVTVQKDISKGRIVCQRHK is encoded by the exons ATGAGACCAATACGATTAAAAAGGCATTTGTCATCTTTGCATCCAGAATACAAAGACAAACCTCCTGCTTTCTTTGAAGCAAAGTTGTCGACATTAAGAAATATGAAGATAAATTCTACGTCTGTGTTTAATCTGGAGGCTGAAAAAGCATTAGAAGCatcttttgaaatttcatgGATAATAGCCAGGAACAAAAAACCCCACACGATTGGTGAATTGGTTATAAAACCGAGCATAATAGCAGCTGCAAGTAAAATGCTGGACAACAATGCAGTGAGACAACTCTCAAAAATTCCACTTTCGAACAATACAGTAAAAAGACGTATTGATGAAATGGCTAATGATGTCAAGTCCCAATTAATTCAACACATCAAGGACTCGCCATTAATTGCACTGCAGTGTGATGAAACAACAGATGTATCTTGCTCCTGTCAGTTGTTGTTTTACTGCAGATATATCAAAGAGGATTCTATATGTGAGGAGCTACTTTTCTCTAAACCTCTAACAACTACATCAAAGGGAGAAGATATTTTCACAGCGCTTTCGGATTTCTTGGATGCCAATGATATACCTTGGGGAAAGATTGCCGGCATATGTACTGATGGTGCTCCTTCAATGACGGGATGCAAATCTGGATTTATTCATTACGCCaagcaaaaaaacaataacatcaTATTCACTCATTGCGTTATCCACAGACAAGCCTTAGCCGCCAGAACATTGCCTGACGAATTAAGAAGTTCCCTAAATTGTGCCATAGAAGTtgtcaattttataaaatgcagTGCCCTACGAACGCGTCTTTTTGAAACTTTATGTCTGGATTTAAACGCTgaccacaaaaatttattgtttcatACCCAGGTACGCTGGCTTTCAAAGGGAAATATGCTGGGAAGactatatgaattaaaaaatgaagtaGAAATTTTCTTGTTAAGTACCAAAAATGAAAAGCTTTATGATTGTTTCACAAACAAAAATACCATTATTTTCTTGGCTTACCTagccgatttttttgaaattttaaataacctaaatttaaaactcCAAGGAGAAACTACAAATATTTTAACAGCACTTGACTCCATAAATTcatttatggaaaaaataaaattgtggaaaaaacgaattttatcgCCTTTCCCTAAATATACATCTTTTCCTCGGTTAAACGATATATTAGATTCTGAGGATATTGAAAATAGAAATTTGGACGGAATTCTATTGCATTTGGATGCACTTTTGGGTGAATTCAATAGATATTTTCCAGATATGACCACTGATTGTTGGCAGAACAAACTGTTTCGTAATCCCTTTCTTCTGGACGTTATGGTACTACCTGAGGATATCCAGGAAGAAGCTATTGATTTGAAAAACGATTCAATC AcactcactcacacacacacatcaagCACACGAGTCAAGCAAGCAAGTTCTCTCACGTACATGACGCTAAGACATGATACTTTAATACAAATGACATTGCCAACGAGTAGA